From a single Micromonospora carbonacea genomic region:
- a CDS encoding class II histone deacetylase, with protein sequence MSNLAWYSHEVCFWHDPGQGSGYLPVGPGIEPLRQFAVDPDLRRAEGLVRMAGVLDHFTQVTPDPAGDDDLLLVHTREHVDRVEAASALGAGDAGVYAHVNHHSAHAARVAVGACVQATTAVLDGRHDRAYCLVRPPGHHAEPDRAMALCLYNNVAIAARAAQRHGARRVLVLDWDVHHGNGIQRAFYTDPDVLYVSIHQEGLFPPASGLVTETGEGAGAGRTLNVPLPAGSGHEAYLAALTRLVEPAARAFGPELILVAAGLDAGGHDPMGRMMCTSRTFHAMTARMCALADELTGGRIVLAHEGGYSAWYQPTLVLAVASALAGLPEPPDPFLHSLEHLPGQRLRPHQNRVLAHLEAHHPLLA encoded by the coding sequence ATGTCGAATCTCGCCTGGTACAGCCACGAGGTCTGCTTCTGGCACGACCCCGGCCAGGGGTCGGGCTACCTGCCGGTCGGCCCGGGCATCGAACCCCTGCGCCAGTTCGCCGTCGACCCCGACCTGCGCCGCGCCGAGGGGCTGGTGCGGATGGCCGGGGTGCTGGACCACTTCACCCAGGTCACCCCCGACCCGGCCGGCGACGACGACCTGCTGCTCGTGCACACCCGGGAGCACGTCGACCGCGTCGAGGCGGCCTCCGCGCTCGGCGCGGGCGACGCCGGGGTGTACGCGCACGTCAACCACCACAGCGCCCACGCCGCCCGGGTGGCCGTGGGCGCCTGCGTGCAGGCCACCACCGCCGTGCTCGACGGGCGGCACGACCGGGCGTACTGCCTCGTCCGGCCGCCCGGGCACCACGCCGAGCCCGACCGGGCGATGGCCCTCTGCCTCTACAACAACGTGGCGATCGCCGCGCGGGCGGCCCAGCGCCACGGCGCACGCCGGGTGCTGGTGCTCGACTGGGACGTGCACCACGGCAACGGCATCCAGCGCGCCTTCTACACCGACCCGGACGTCCTCTACGTCTCGATCCACCAGGAGGGGCTCTTCCCGCCCGCCTCGGGCCTGGTCACCGAGACGGGGGAGGGCGCCGGGGCGGGCCGCACCCTCAACGTGCCGCTGCCGGCGGGCTCGGGGCACGAGGCGTACCTGGCGGCGCTGACCCGGCTGGTCGAGCCGGCGGCCCGCGCCTTCGGCCCGGAGCTGATCCTCGTCGCGGCGGGCCTCGACGCGGGTGGCCACGACCCGATGGGCCGGATGATGTGCACCAGCCGGACGTTCCACGCCATGACGGCCCGGATGTGCGCCCTCGCCGACGAGCTGACCGGCGGGCGGATCGTCCTGGCCCACGAGGGCGGCTACTCGGCGTGGTACCAGCCGACGCTGGTGCTGGCCGTCGCGTCCGCGCTCGCGGGCCTGCCCGAGCCGCCGGATCCCTTCCTGCACTCGCTGGAGCACCTGCCGGGGCAGCGCCTGCGACCGCACCAGAACCGCGTGCTGGCCCACCTCGAAGCCCACCATCCGTTGCTGGCGTGA
- a CDS encoding bifunctional SDR family oxidoreductase/pyridoxal phosphate-dependent aminotransferase family protein, translated as MSGHRIPLAADDPVLRDHRIGGTPVLAGAAQVDAVLTACDAARPGGSWSLDQVAFLAPLRVPPGTTVEVETTLTDDGECLLVSWAPGASTPTPHSRARATRSALPPPHYLDVAELRAGCVDEVPLAAVADWRRGSGIEYGPTFHAIRAAHRGPGRMLALLRASGGLTDPHLVPPALLDSVFQCLGMLDDGTAGPCLPWYVGRVTVRRRVTGTVLALVERTDPPGGSGGSVRGRATVCNQQGEVLLELDRIVLKAPGRAGGSDHPAGAPARHRPVPAGSVTAVTWQPVAPTPEPEPTGGHTWLVSRELSAGSPDDGPVLLDPTDLHDERVDRARAQTPPAEVVYVAPRGVRDADEAAAVLQGVFTLVRRLAAQPPMPALTIVTNAAHQVTGGEPVEPVQTALWGLARTLRIEHPQVRVRLVDLGLGGATPPPTLDEVRHGEAELAWRDGTWYAPAHPAVDAAPGEPAGRAVGGRFLITGGLGGIGLHVAESLAGAGCAHLTLVGRTVPTQGPARDRLDKLAAACDLRLLAADVRDLPEALADAEPFDGVFHAAGVLRDGLARSLSPERVDEVFAPKIGGVHALDAAFGARARPGYVVLFSSISATHGNLGQSSYACANAYLDGYAARRRAEGEAWYSLGWGLWAVGMGERVADAAAARGIPALAADDGVALLRHTLGLPPGNYVLSAVDTPKDDEMTTPVTSPDSRLWPELSAILKRTLHVAQVSPEDNLLDLGLDSMMAVEVSAALAGAGVEIDPATFFDHPGVGALLRHLEGLPRPATPAAPAPPTAPPATGPAGPPAPVAVPPVAAASHPAVGSGGPAGRPFVPDWDRFRDADAVVRRPAGRAAEPAALDGRPPAANGRPAAAQPPAAANGRPAPAPAAGHRPAPAGPPPAAPRPAGPPGVAATPGGSVPRRTLPGRLADRPDGTFLDRRIDALSVDDRLVIARDDYFYEPVIEESKGAWIKFDGRWFLNFASYSYLGLIGHDYINHQAQRALERHGTGAHGVRLLAGTLHLHRELELAIARFVGAEDAIVYTSGYMANVATVGALVGPGDVVIGDVYNHASILDGYRLSGATVITYAHNDLADLERALRRAGDAGKLVVTDAVFSMDGDVADLPGILELCERHDAPLMVDEAHSLGVLGATGRGITEHFGIDPARIAVKMGTLSKTVPSTGGYVAGSSDLIFALKNNARGWMFSAAGTPMQVAAARAAVEVMEAAPHLTGELRERTDRYRAQLRGLGFDTLGSVTPVVPIICASAGQAQEMARLCQREGIFVQPIVYPTVPKALPRLRTIVNLSHSVDDLDHAVTVFADAGRRVGLIA; from the coding sequence CGCCCCCGCACTACCTGGACGTGGCCGAACTGCGCGCCGGCTGCGTCGACGAGGTGCCGCTGGCCGCCGTCGCCGACTGGCGGCGGGGCAGCGGCATCGAGTACGGCCCGACCTTCCACGCCATTCGCGCCGCCCACCGGGGGCCGGGCCGGATGCTGGCGCTGCTCCGCGCGTCCGGCGGGCTGACCGACCCGCACCTCGTCCCGCCGGCGCTGCTGGACAGCGTCTTCCAGTGCCTCGGGATGCTCGACGACGGCACCGCCGGCCCCTGCCTGCCCTGGTACGTGGGGCGGGTCACCGTGCGGCGGCGGGTCACCGGCACGGTCCTGGCGCTGGTCGAGCGCACCGACCCGCCGGGCGGGTCCGGCGGCTCGGTGCGCGGGCGGGCCACCGTCTGCAACCAGCAGGGCGAGGTGCTGCTCGAACTCGACCGGATCGTCCTGAAGGCCCCGGGGCGGGCCGGCGGATCCGACCACCCGGCGGGGGCGCCGGCCCGGCACCGGCCGGTCCCCGCCGGGTCGGTCACCGCCGTGACCTGGCAGCCCGTCGCCCCGACGCCAGAGCCGGAGCCGACGGGCGGCCACACCTGGCTGGTGTCCCGGGAGCTGTCCGCCGGATCGCCCGACGATGGGCCCGTGCTGCTCGACCCGACGGACCTGCACGACGAGCGCGTCGACCGGGCGCGCGCGCAGACCCCGCCGGCCGAGGTGGTCTACGTCGCGCCGCGCGGGGTGCGCGACGCCGACGAGGCCGCCGCCGTCCTCCAAGGCGTGTTCACCCTCGTCCGGCGGCTCGCCGCGCAGCCGCCGATGCCGGCGCTCACGATCGTCACCAACGCCGCCCACCAGGTCACCGGCGGCGAGCCGGTCGAGCCCGTGCAGACCGCGCTGTGGGGGCTGGCGCGCACCCTGCGCATCGAGCACCCGCAGGTCCGCGTACGCCTGGTCGACCTCGGCCTCGGCGGTGCCACGCCCCCGCCGACGCTCGACGAGGTGCGCCACGGCGAGGCGGAGCTGGCCTGGCGCGACGGCACCTGGTACGCCCCGGCGCACCCGGCGGTCGACGCCGCCCCCGGCGAGCCGGCGGGCCGGGCGGTCGGCGGCCGGTTCCTGATCACCGGCGGCCTGGGCGGCATCGGCCTGCACGTGGCGGAGTCCCTGGCCGGCGCGGGCTGCGCCCACCTCACGCTGGTGGGCCGGACGGTGCCGACGCAGGGGCCGGCGCGGGACCGGCTGGACAAGCTCGCCGCCGCCTGCGACCTGCGGCTCCTCGCCGCCGACGTGCGCGACCTGCCCGAGGCGCTGGCCGACGCGGAGCCCTTCGACGGGGTCTTCCACGCCGCCGGCGTCCTGCGCGACGGGCTGGCGCGCAGCCTGTCGCCCGAACGCGTCGACGAGGTGTTCGCCCCGAAGATCGGCGGCGTGCACGCGCTCGACGCGGCGTTCGGCGCGCGGGCGCGCCCCGGGTACGTGGTGCTGTTCTCCTCGATCTCGGCCACGCACGGCAACCTCGGCCAGAGCTCCTACGCCTGCGCCAACGCCTACCTCGACGGCTACGCCGCGCGCCGCCGGGCCGAGGGGGAGGCCTGGTACAGCCTCGGCTGGGGCCTGTGGGCCGTCGGCATGGGGGAGCGGGTCGCCGACGCGGCGGCGGCGCGCGGCATCCCGGCGCTCGCCGCCGACGACGGCGTCGCGCTCCTGCGGCACACCCTCGGGCTGCCGCCCGGCAACTACGTCCTGTCCGCAGTCGACACCCCGAAGGACGACGAGATGACGACCCCTGTGACCTCTCCCGACAGCCGGCTGTGGCCGGAGCTGTCGGCGATCCTGAAGCGGACCCTGCACGTCGCCCAGGTGTCGCCGGAGGACAACCTGCTGGACCTGGGGCTGGACTCGATGATGGCGGTCGAGGTCTCCGCCGCGCTGGCCGGCGCGGGCGTCGAGATCGACCCGGCCACCTTCTTCGACCACCCCGGCGTCGGCGCGCTGCTGCGGCATCTGGAGGGGCTCCCGCGCCCCGCCACCCCGGCCGCGCCCGCCCCGCCCACCGCGCCTCCGGCGACCGGGCCCGCCGGGCCGCCCGCGCCCGTCGCCGTACCCCCGGTGGCGGCCGCGTCGCACCCGGCCGTCGGGTCGGGCGGGCCGGCGGGCCGCCCGTTCGTCCCGGACTGGGACCGGTTCCGCGACGCCGACGCCGTCGTGCGCCGCCCGGCCGGGCGCGCCGCCGAGCCGGCGGCGCTCGACGGACGGCCCCCGGCGGCGAACGGGCGGCCCGCCGCCGCGCAGCCCCCGGCGGCGGCGAACGGGCGGCCCGCGCCCGCCCCCGCCGCCGGCCACCGCCCGGCGCCGGCCGGGCCGCCGCCGGCCGCGCCCCGGCCCGCCGGGCCGCCCGGTGTCGCCGCAACCCCCGGCGGGTCGGTTCCCCGCCGCACCCTGCCCGGCCGGCTCGCCGACCGCCCCGACGGCACGTTCCTCGACCGGCGCATCGACGCGCTGTCGGTGGACGACCGGCTCGTCATCGCGCGGGACGACTACTTCTACGAGCCGGTCATCGAGGAGTCCAAGGGCGCCTGGATCAAGTTCGACGGCCGCTGGTTCCTCAACTTCGCCTCCTACAGCTACCTGGGGCTCATCGGCCACGACTACATCAACCACCAGGCGCAGCGTGCCCTGGAGCGGCACGGCACCGGCGCGCACGGCGTCCGGCTGCTCGCCGGCACCCTGCACCTGCACCGCGAGCTGGAGCTGGCGATCGCGCGGTTCGTCGGCGCCGAGGACGCCATCGTCTACACCAGCGGCTACATGGCCAACGTGGCGACGGTCGGCGCCCTGGTCGGCCCGGGCGACGTGGTCATCGGCGACGTCTACAACCACGCGAGCATCCTCGACGGCTACCGGCTGTCCGGCGCGACGGTCATCACCTACGCCCACAACGACCTGGCCGACCTGGAACGCGCCCTGCGCCGGGCGGGCGACGCCGGCAAGCTGGTCGTCACCGACGCGGTGTTCAGCATGGACGGCGACGTCGCCGACCTGCCCGGCATCCTGGAGCTCTGCGAGCGCCACGACGCGCCGCTGATGGTCGACGAGGCGCACAGCCTCGGCGTCCTGGGCGCCACCGGCCGGGGCATCACCGAGCACTTCGGCATCGACCCGGCCCGGATCGCGGTGAAGATGGGCACGCTGTCCAAGACGGTGCCGAGCACCGGCGGCTACGTGGCGGGCTCCAGCGACCTGATCTTCGCCCTGAAGAACAACGCCCGGGGCTGGATGTTCTCCGCCGCCGGCACCCCGATGCAGGTGGCCGCCGCGCGGGCGGCCGTCGAGGTCATGGAGGCGGCCCCGCACCTCACCGGCGAGCTGCGGGAGCGCACCGACCGGTACCGCGCGCAGCTGCGCGGCCTCGGCTTCGACACCCTCGGCAGCGTGACGCCGGTGGTGCCGATCATCTGCGCCAGCGCCGGCCAGGCCCAGGAGATGGCCCGGCTCTGCCAGCGCGAGGGCATCTTCGTCCAGCCCATCGTCTATCCCACCGTGCCCAAGGCGCTGCCGCGCCTGCGGACCATCGTCAACCTCAGCCACTCCGTCGACGACCTCGACCACGCCGTCACCGTCTTCGCCGACGCCGGCCGGCGGGTCGGGCTCATCGCCTGA